In Ananas comosus cultivar F153 linkage group 7, ASM154086v1, whole genome shotgun sequence, the sequence GCTTGAAAAAAATTATGCCAAATTAGCGAAAGATGTATTGAAAAAATTTGGATGGTTGGATCTTACTAGGAAAGTTGTACCGAGCCAAGATGGTGGTTTTATCCGTTTTCCAATCAATAAAACCTTCCATGCCTTATTTTTGGATGAGCAACGTAAGCCAGTAAATGATTTTGATAATTTGGATCAACTTCATCAGCTTGGACTGGTGTTAGGAAAAGAATTTAAAGTAGATGATCATTCTCGTTGTAGAGCATTGAAGGTTTTGTTGTTGTGTGGTGGTGGCATACTAAATGACGATGTGCCTTGCAGCAGACAGGTTTCTAAATCTCCTCAAAGCATTATGAGAGAATCAATACATGATCTATTGAGAAGAAAAGGGATGGCTATTCAGCTTTTGGTGCAGCTGCCCACAAGGTATGTTCTTTACCTGTTTCCTACTGCTGTAATTCTGTAACTAGAGAGAAATTGAAtcttttatgtttttatatttatttccgATGGATTTTCTTCTTGAATTTTTAGTTTCTGTTGTCATCTTGGAGACaggattatttttattgataaaTCTTGTCTTTATCTTGTGTTTCGAATATCTGGTCTGTAAATTAGGTGGGAGCATCTTGGGGATATTGTGGTTCTTCCAAAGACATCTTTCAGGGATCCTTTGTGGGACTCCATGGGGGATGAACTTTGGCCCTTAGTTGCAAAATCGCTTGGTGCTCAGCGGCTGGCTCGCCAAGTAAGTAACGGCTGAGCTTTCAAAATATCTACCAAATGATTCCTTTGTTTAATTTTCATTCTTAGTTAAGCTGGAAATGTATTCCTTGGTACTTCTACAAGAATGTCAATGCTGGggggaaaaagagaaagggatAGTCACAAACTGCACAAAATAATTTCCCTGTTGATCTTTAGGAGACTAGTTATATTACGTGTCTTACTGAGCCCACTGTGCTCAGATGGAATTAGAGGAATTTCTTGATCCATCAAGTTCACCTTAGGTTATCGTTCTTGAGTCTGTGACATAATTATCCAACTCATTTGATCCTTTGTGTCTTTTTAGTTGATTCCATTTGCATTCCTATTGATATTTTCAGTTATTGTGTTATTTTTGAGTATCCGGCAACCTCTTTTTATCAGGGGAGAATCTTGCCTACTGGGACTAGAGACAGCACATTAGAGCTTCTGGTTGGAGATAATGGCTGGGTTACTCATCACGAAAATGGGATTCTTTATTCATTTGATGCCACGAAATGCATGTTTTCTTCTGGAAACCGTTCGGAGAAGCTTCGCATGGCTCGACTTTATTGTGAGAACGAGACAGTTGTGGATCTCTTTGCTGGTATCGGATATTTCGTGCTTCCATTTCTTGTTAAGTATGTCCATCTTTCTTTGACTTTGATTCAGATGATTCTTGATCTAGTACGGTTTAtcaacaacaaaatttttttttcagggcTAATGCAAAATTTGTTTATGCCTGTGAGTGGAACCCCCATGCTTTAGCGGCTCTTAAACATAACATTCATGCCAATTCTGTGGCAGATCGGTGTGTCATACTGGAAGGAGATAATCGTCTCACAGCACCCCAAGTATgtcttatttctctctctaggagtgCCGATAAAAGCCATGTCATGTTGTTGACAATTTGACATGCAAcaacataaatttattatacaatatgcaaaaaatgaaaaaagccagtaaataatactatatttgCACAGTATGTTTCCTTAGGTTCTACTTTTCATTCTGTCGTATTTAGCTACAGGATAACTCCCATAGTCCCTCATTCTCGAAGAATCGCTTTTTGTAGTTGACAGTCTGTTGCTTTCGTCCTTGGTCCTTACATGAGTAGATGAAGTCATAACAGTTTCTAGTTACGAGTTATCAGATACTACGGTTTACTAATGTTCATTTCTACTGATATGATTAGGGAGTTGCTGACCGTGTTTGCCTTGGTCTCCTACCGTCAAGTGAGTGCAGCTGGGCTACTGCTGTTAGGGCTTTAAGGTGAGAGATACTCCAGTTTCGACTTGATTTTACTTGCAATGTCTTGGACTTGATAGTATAAATACCTACTAGATCCATCATGCCACATTCTAACTAATATACCGATGAAATCCATAATATGGTTTTTGCAGCTAATTCTTTTTGCCTGTTGAGCAGATATATGCCTTCTTGCTGAGGCTTCTCAACAAtaagttttcttcttcttcttcttttaatgATTCTAGACTATTGGCTGATTTGTAGCTTTAGGAATTTtggtacaattttttttatttttaatttgtgtgATGATGCTGATTGCATACTGAGGAATAGTTTTAAGTCAGATATAAATTTAACAGATCAAAAAGCCTCCATTTTTGCTTTTTGGACTTGATTACCGTTTGGTACCCACAAGtatgcaaacaaaaaaaatttgtgcacTCTACTTATGGTAGTTGTCTTCTTGATGACTTTAATTCGTAgtattacaataatttatagTAAGCAAGTATTTGAAATGGTTTTCATCCTTCTTGTTTTATTACAGGGCTGTAGGTGGTGTATTGCATATACACGGGAATGTAAATGATTCCGAAGAGAACTCGTGGTTAGACTATGTTGTCCAATCAATCCAAAGCATTTCAGAGTCTGAAGGTAAATTATTATCTTAGTATAATCATCGGCTATATCCTGTGGCTACTCTGgtaaaagaaaagcaaatgaattataataatttctttaTATTGTAGGTTTATCTTGGGACATTTCGATAGAACACGTAGAGCGCATAAAATGGTATGGGCCGCACATTCGCCACCTTGTTGCCGATGTCAGGTGTAAGCAATTGTAGAACCATCAGGTTTTGTTAGCTATATGTGTTAGAGTAAATTACAGGTTGGTCGgtggagtggtatttgaagttattGGAAAATTTGCGAGCTTGATTTCCACCGAAATGAAAAACTTTCAGGTGCTTTCATGTGCGGATGATCTCTGTTTTACCTGCTGCACTGCTTCAGAACCTCTGTAACTATTCTGATCACTCATTTGAGACGCTTAATACATGTTGTATGAACTCTCTTTTGCATAATGAAACTTTTCTTTGGCATTGAGATCTAAATCCTCTTTTTTTGAATACGTAGATCGATCTAATGGTATTTGCATCATTTCGCTCTCATAATACTAATGATTGCCGGAAAAAATTGATGTACTTAAGATTCAAATGACTAATTGCATGGATGGATTGTTTGGATGGTTAATGCTGGCTTCTTAAAGTTGGATAATTATCTGCAAATGTGCTATTGTTTAGGTGAATCTTATGGATTGGTATTCTTTATCTATTCGAGAGTTAGGATTCATCGTAAATCAACACATGAATTGTTTTAATTTCTTGTTATGTATGAATCAAGATGGACTTCAAGCAAACTTCATACACAGATGTGTCTTGTATCTGCTTTTCtacatttcttttaatttttctaaattagaatttttatataattgtcagaataataattaattatttcttttagattGTTATTAAGTCTTATATTTTCTGTGATCAATTTTTATGAATAGGTTATAAATCTTACAATCTCTGACACACATGGGCCCAACTACAACATTCTAGGTCAACTTTGGCaggaaaaagcaaaataaaaaaagaagggtATATTATATAGGAAACTACTATGCTTGGTCAACTTTGGCAGGAAAAAGCATACACTTTTGAACCAAtgtatatttgtaaaaaaaaaaagaaggtaaattACAGGAAACCATCCTATTAAAAATcgatttttacttttccttcatgttatttaaaaatttatactttaccttcttaaaaaataaaaaatattacaagAGTACGATGTTAATAGTATTGATAAAATAACCAAAATAtcatctccttctttctctccttccctaacctttttttatttgtagaagggtattttcggtataaaaaaatatataataatgaaatataaaCGGAACCTTAACGGAGTACTGACGGCGGGGttcaaagtgaatattttttattctttaggagggcaaagtatagatttttaaatgacagggaggaaaagtaaaaaattaaattttaatagaaaaattttctgtaatttggctaaaaaaaaaaatttaaaatttgaaagtgcactcacatataatctttttcttttttttttttttgctttttcctgCCAAAGTTGACCAGTGTTTTAGTTGATAACTAGTGAATtaccgcgcgatgctgcggatataaaattatttttataataaattatatattttttaatatttttatatagttttataagtctaattattaattaaataaaaaattatataaaaataattatgcgCAAAGTAANtcctagcgcaagtggcaaaaaagcTTGATTATTTGtattcgagatccaagttcgaatcttagttgatttacattgccagctaagtttatttctctctctctcaaaaaaaaaaaaagagggtttaaATTAGAACAGATCTTTAAAATTCAAACGCAGAATGAATTTTATAGTTTATGTTTTTATGAAAACTTTTCCAACAAAGTTGCACCCTATTAATTGTTGAGGGCATCAATCTACATTtactacttttcttttattttttttcctctgcgATCTTATGTCTCCAAGTGCGCACTTTCGAATATTCGATTTTTTCTTAGCACACAAATATTCTACGTCTTTTCTCTCTTAACAAGAATTAATAACGCAAAATTGTACGAAATAAAGCGTATGAAAAGCAAGAAACGAgaggattaaaattaaaaaccagAGCAGAGCATCACCTCCACATTTTATTTCGCACGTATCCGCAAATATACAATCGATCGATAAACcacacaataataataattctgaTTATATATACATCAAACCCTTTGTTAGTTCTTAATTATTTGCTCCGTTCATTAATCAGAACCGGGCTTTCTCAGTGCTTTAAAAATCACGTAGATCCCCATCCCAACCAACACGGCCACGGCCACGGCCACGTTCAACAACAgcgtcctcctcctcggcctctCCAACCCCTTCGTTactcccccctcccctcccttctcttcttccttctcttgcTTCTCGCGCGGGGGCTCCGGCGTCGGCGGGGGTGCTGCAGATTTCTTACGTTCgagctgcggctgctgctgcggaggcggcggcggcggcggcggtgctgcAGATTTCTTACGTTCGatctgcggctgcggctgctgcGGTGGCGGCGGGGGTGCTGCAGGTTTCTTACGTTCGAGTggcggcggctgctgctgctgctgcaggggcggcggtggcggtggcggcagcggcagtAGCGGAGCGCTGGGCTTTTGGGCTGCAGGAGGGATTCTTTTCGGGAGTATGACGTACAAGGTGTCGTTCTCGAACTCGGCCCGGATATTGTTCACGTCGCAGTCCGGCGGGAGGCGGAAGTCCGCCGTGAAGCGGCTCCACCGGCTGCTGTCCAGCGGCCGCTCGCCGCGTGCCCGCAGGTTGCCGTGGGCGTCGGCTTCGACTCTCAGCTGCTCATTGCTAAACCCTGAAAGTTGGAATTACGCTGGCCACTGTAATATATAcggagttgagctaaaatataTTTCGTGAATCATCAATAAAATGTGCAAGTTGAGTCACGATAAACAATACTATTTGTACAtcgtgaaataaaaataaattttgtatttttattatttaaggactaattttttacactaattttgtcgtttttaattattttaataccaAAAGtctaaatctaaaaaaaattgtctAAATCTTAAATATTAAGTGTACACGTAGCATTTTCATGCACCACTAGTGAATTActcgcgcgatgctgcggatataaaattatttttataataaattatatattttttaatatttttatatagttttataagtctaattattaattaaataaaaaattatataaaaataattatgcgcaaagtaaatttatacaataatttattttataaaatttatatgaaaaaaatttgagataaatctatcaaaataatttaagaaaaccaataaataaaaaaaaattgtaaaaaaaattatttaataaaattaattatatatatacacatatgcactatatttctaaaattttagtcctaaaatttaaattctatatttttttatacagcgatattttatgtaatttaaattacatttattaggttagattttattacgcgtattattagaatttagagatttaaaattttaaattttgaaaagtttaaaatttggaaataaatattataatttaaaatatgaaatattaaatttaaaatttaaaactttaaaatttaaaaatatcaaaattttaaattttgtattttatatatatatatatatatatatatatatatatatatatatatatatatatatatatatatatatatatatgtgtgtgtgtgtgtgtgtgtgtatgtgtgtgtgtagaaagagagagaataggagggttggggggacacgtgtcactctAAGGTCCTTCCAAatcctcctttaatgtagttaaATAGAAATAGATATTTGAACCGAGTAATGCTATCTGTATATCAAGTATGCATAAATATGGCATAAATTCTACACTTTATCCATTCAAAATAGCAattttttagtataattatttaaaaaaaaaaaaaaatttcgtagaTAGGTGAGTGTGAGATTTACAGTGTATGAGTGTGATTGGGATAATTCTCTTTGATTAGTCGGATTgaaaggtcaaaaaaaaaaaaattaatataagaaGGATATTTTGCTCCTTTTcttctaaaaaattttgaaaagtcatTGGAATATTACTGTAGTCTTTTTTCTCTcccaagaatttaagtgtccaTCGACGTGGACTGTATCTACGGTGTCGTAttatgccaacaagatatcgacTTAATACAGGCTCCGTACCGATAGTACAGTtcaaaattctttattttttaaattaataaataatttttttaataaaatttaaaaaaattgataaaaatatataataaactcttaaaatattttattgttaaaagaaaaaaattatgttattaCGTGGCGGTATACATGAAATTTTTATGCCAGACACACATATCGAAACGGTTCCACAGACACCGTGTCGTACCCGAGGACGCTTAAATCCTtgcctccccctcctctcccgTCTCCCTGCAGAGCCGCGAGCAGGAAGGAAGAGGCAGACAGGATGGAGGCGGTGCTGGGGTTTTTTGCGTCAGCCTTCATTTCCGCGATGGTCACGAAGCTGGTCGACAAGGGCCTCACTTTCTTCCCGAGCAGCAGCCACCGCAGGCAGAAGCTGGACGAGCTGAATCGTCTCCTCCCAACGATCCAGTCCCTCCTCACGGCCGCCGAGCGGCGACAGACCCATCATTTCACTCCGGAGCATCAAGTTCTGTTGACGAGGCTGAAAGATGCTATTTACTCCGCAGACGACGTCCTCGACGATTTCGAGTGCATGCATCGCGAGCGCCATCTCGAGCGCCAATCTGGCAAGTTCAAGGTTAGTAATTTCGCCGGcggtaattttttaaaatcctcAAATATTTTCagttctttacttttatttcattcatttttctctctcttaagcTTTTTCGCCGGGACACTGACGTTGATATGTTGGAAAAAACCGTCGATGACATTGAAAGTGTTGTTAAGGATTTCATTCATATGTTTGATTTCCTAAATGGTTCGGAACCGGAACACGGTGACCAGGATACCCGGGAGACAAGCTCACTGCTGCCTCTAGCAGGCGTGTTCGGGCGAGAAGGTGAGGTGCGACAAATACTCGAAATGCTCGAGCGAGGAGAAAATTTCCGGTACAGATCAGGTTTCGGCGTCCTTCCCATAGTAGGCACCGCAGGAGTCGGTAAGACCACCCTTGCGCAGCTCATCTACAATCACGAATTCGTCGAGCGGGAATTCCCGATGAGGATTTGGGTTTACGTGTCTGACGAATTTAATGTCAGAAAGCTGACCGTAAAGATGATACAGAGGGCTTTGGATGGAGAGCAATCTCTGCCTCGTAAGGACTACGACAGTTTAGAGGACGCGCATGCCGATCTCGTCCGTCTGTTGACGGGCAAGAGGTTCATGCTCGTCCTCGATGACGTTTGGGAAGAGATTTATTCCGAAAATTGGGACAACCTGTGCAAGCCCTTTAAATTCGCAGCGAAGAGAAGCGTAGTTTTGCTGACTTCTCAAATTTGGTCTGTGGCGAAACGAATACACACGATGGGATGGGTGACTTTAAGTGGTTTGGATATGGACGATTATTGGCGACTATTCAAACACTGTGCGTTCGGAGGAGACGACCCTGCTGAGCACTCTAACTTGGGAAAGAACATCGGCGAAACATCCAAAGCGGTTAAAGAGATGTCAAGATTGGAAGAAATAGCTTGGGAGATTGCTGGTAGGATGGACGGCTCGCCCTTGGCCGCCAAACTACTGGGAAGTGTGTTAAGGCGAAACAAAGACGAGGGCTACTGGAATCGAATCCTGCAGAGTGATTTGTGGAGCGTAGATAAAAGAGATAAGAATACCATATTCCCCTCCCTTTGGTTGAGTTATAAGTATCTAGATGGACAGCTAAAGCATTGTTTTGTTTACTGCGCAGCATTTCCTCAAGGTTACATTTTTGAGAAAGATAAGCTAGTCCAAATGTGGGTGGCGCAAGGCTTTATCCCTCCTAGCGGTGTGGAAAGACGGGAGGATGTTGGGAATCGCTGCTTTGAGGAATTAATTGATAGATCATTCTTTCAACCTGTTTGGAATGATAAATATATGATGCATAGCTTAATCCGTGAATTGGCACAATCAATTGGTTCCAATGAGTTCTTCACATTTACTGACAGGCTGTGGGGAATCCCGTCAAGAGCAGCTCGTCATATAACTGTTAGGACTGATGATCTACTGCAACTAAAGCATGCACTAGCGAACAATGATATTTATCTAAAGCATCTGCGCACTGTTTTATTTTTCGGTGGGTATAAAGATTCTCACCTATTCCGTGAACTTCTCGACTCCATATTCCAAAAGGTCAAAAGCATAAGAGTGCTGGATTTATCTCAGACATGCATGACAGAGTTGCCGAGCTCgatcaataatttaaaacaCCTGCGATACTTGGATCTATGTGGTAACAGAGTAAGGTCATTGCCTGAAGGCCTTTGCTCGCTTTACCATCTGCAGGTGTTGAATGTTAAATGGTGCCCTCTTCAGCAACTGCCAGAAAAGATGAATAGATTGATTAACTTAAGACACATTTGTGCGGACATTGTGACAATTTCAAGAATATCTCAAATCCTAAAGCTTACAAACCTTCAGGAGCTAGAGAACTTTCCTGCTGGGAAGAGCAACGATTTAAACGCCCTCGCGTGCATGACCGAACTTAGAGGTGTTCTCCATATTGCGGATCTCCATCTTGTCAAGGTCGGGGAGGCTAAAGAGGGGATTTTGGAGAAATTAAAGCACCTGACTTCACTGTGGTTATCATGGGATTCTGAGGGACGAGGCATACGACAAGTAGATGATGCACAAACTACTCTGGACGAGGAAGTCCTACAATGCCTTCAGCCACATGACAATCTTAAAGAGCTAAGAATTGATAGTTATGTCGGTCTTAGATCACCCACATGGATGCTGACAAATAATCGTCTTTCCAACGTAAGATCCATGTACTTAATTGGTTGTGTTAATTGGCAACACCTCCCACCCTTGGAGCTGCTGCCCGAACTTGAGATCCTAGAGATTAAAGGTATGCATGCGTTGGAAAAAGTTAGCAGTCAATCACTTAGTCATGACTCAGTTAAAAAAGGATTTCCAAGGTTGAAGAAACTTTCGATTGATGACCTGCCAAATTTAAAAGAGTGGACGGGGGTAGAGGATGGTCAGTTTTTTCCTTGCCTTTGTGAGCTTGTTGTTCGAAATTGTCCCACTCTAGAAAGATTTCCTTACATCCCTCAACTTGAGAATGTCATTCTAGAAAATGTTGGGCTGGTTTCTCTTACAGCATTCTTCAATCCATGCTGTCCAGAGGTCTCACTACCGGAAAGCAGCAGTAGCAACAGCAAAGGGAATCCATTGGCATTGCCAACAATTTCTTCCATGTACATCAGCAAGTGTCCAAACTTAAGATTTCTTGGGGAAAGCTTAAATCAACTATTTCTTCCTCGACTCTTTGAACTCGAGATAAGAAACTGCCCGCAGCTTTGTTTGCTACCAGATCTTCCCCCTACATTAACAAAATTGATTATTGAAGATGCTGGACTGGAAGAACTTCCAACAGTATGGAATGAGGGCTTGACAGATGATTTTGAGGTGGTGGGAACAGGTTCTTTTCTCCCAACCCTCTCAACCTTGTATATTAGTAGCTGCCCGAAGTTGAGTACCCTAAGTATAGGCTTGTTTCGGCAACAACGACTCTTAAGATGTCTTGGAAAGTTATCACTCAGGAACTGTGAAAATCTCAAATCTGATCTGGCCAAAGGGTTTCGAGCACTCACCGCACTAAAAGAGTTGACTATTTTTGATTGTCCCAAGCTGCTTATCTCTCATTTTTACGTGTCTCTCAAGGCGATTGAAATCAGCGAGTGTTTTATTACTCAGGGTGCTTGGTCCGATGATCAGAATCCAATTCTCCAGGCTATTGAGACTGTAAAGATAATTGGTTGTCCACATGCAAATTTTGATGAAGATCGCAAACTGAATCCAGTGGACTCCTTTAAGCACCTTACATCTGTCGATCGCCTTTATTTGGTGAACACGTCTGTTCTCACACTTGATCTATTTACAAAACTTCGCTCACTGAGAATTCTGGATATAGATAGTTGCCAGGGATTTCTAACCAATCGGCTACAGCTTTTGCACTTCAGCAAACTGCAACATTTGAGCATCCGGAACTGCAAAGAGCTCCCACACCTCCCTGAGGATCTAAATACTCTTAAACCCCTTATAGAATTATGCATTGAAAATTGTCCTTTGATAACTTCTCTGCCTCAAAATGGTCTGCCACCTTATCTCGAAAGATTGTCTATCCATGGATGCAATCCACTGTTGAAGGAACGGTGCCTAGATGACAACCGTGACTTACCAAAGATTTCTCACATTCCTTCCATTTGCATTGAAGGAGAACTATTACCATCAGGAGGAGGTAAGTCTACCAGCTGCAACTGCTCCTTCACCCTAAATTTTCTGTTTAGTCCCATGGCATCtatataatctatatctatctattattatatctatataacATAGTTGGATCCACGTGGCATGCAGAGGGCAAGGGTGCGGGTGGGGGTGAGGGGGGccagtttttcctttttcctttctcttaaatttttctctctcttcagaTATAGAGAAGATGATTtggaaccttttttttttttttttaagtccaatctaattctttatttttttattataaaaattttaaatatataaatttttacgtataacttttaaatagtttagactgtttgtattaaatataaattttgattttataatattgagcattTAGATATGgattgtataataaaaaataaaagaaagattgatgtagtttaagttaattttttattttaccaaatttagttgcgagaatcgcataaaatatactaactaaatcagTAAAGTTAAgcgatgcattcaaattttgaattcaaagtacCATTAACTTactcaaatctaatatataaaaaagttggataataaaaacaaaattttgaaaggttggataactGATTCGAAATGGTTCATAATTCataaaagttttatatatttttattttgattttaatgcCAAACTTCAATGCCATATTTATAGTCTAATAAGCGatcaattttacatttaaatttttttggaatatccaaaatataattagtcgatttttaattttaacaattaggcTTTCTAAAATTCATTCGATAGTTTAACATATTCTTTCCTCATATGAAATCGTTAATGAAACAAAACTGATCCATGCTCAACTCTGACTTTGTTtggaagaaaaacaaaacataaaaaaataaattgtagttTTGATCCTCATACTATAAGATGCGTGAAATTTTACTCCTCAAACTTTCTTGGGTTACTATTTCTTGCTCAAACTATAAGGGACAatactttagtcctcaaattttgaTTAGTTGTAATTTCTGGCTCGAATTATGAGacatttgatattttaattctcaactCTTATTAGTGTTATAAATATAactcttcttatatttttttttctttttttaaatactttttatatttttattcttatactttTACTGTAGCAATTGTTGTTTCGTCTTCAGTttctttatttgtattttttttttattctttgactcttcttttattttttttcgttgtttcttctttctttagctttatttatttatttagttttatagAATCGACCCGTCGTAACGCGCGGGTGCCTTCACTAGTGAAACTTGATTTCACTGTTTTGTGAGTCAATCAATACTTAGATGTTCATTATGGCCTATTAGATTCTGTAGAACCTTATGTTACATATTTTATCCTATATCTTCATTGATGCACGAGTGAATTTGGTAAAATGTATATACCTCAAAAACAATTTCTAATAAAGGTCGATCCAtcaaaacatttttattttagtttgttGGTATAAAATGGGATGAAAAACCTGCTTCATAGGTGCAATTGTGCTCAATAAGCTCATGATAAGTAGTAAAACAATGTCTAGAAGTGGTTTTCTTTCTCTTAATAAAGTTTccttatgaactattttgactCGGTAATAAACATTTTACTGCAGAGAACCCATGATATCTAGCTAGAGAGAAATATAGAATTATTTGCTTGAACAGCTTTCTTGTGAAGATAAATATGTTCTCAAAACTACATCTGTGTTATTTACTAATCAATCCGTTATGAGCAatcttgattttattttttgctgctATGCATAGACTCTGCAATGCTACATAAATTACTTTTTCTACATTTTGCttcaattaatttatattaccTAAAGTGATTGAGATATCTCATCCTAAGGACTTAAGCATTAGTACTTATACTCTTTGGTGACTTCCCGTGAGCTAACTAACCACTTCAAAATAATCTCATTTCAGTTTCGCGGCATCCAAGACTCATCAGTTTTGTTTGGCGTACTAAAGTTTCAGGAACTTGATCGGAGGTTTGGTCTTGCATTTTGCGCAAATTGACAGAATTGGAGGTATATTGTTGTGGTCTATTTTGTTTAGCGCAATTTTATGGCTCTTTGTTCATTTACCTTTTGGCGTTGGTTTTTTACAGGGGTCTCTTGTCAGCCTcaaaaaacaacaaacaaacaaacaaaaaaaacaagaaaacaaaagagaaaaaaaaaagaaaaaaagagagaaaaataaatagtgggaaaaaaaaagtgggaaAAAAAGTGTGCTTAGCTTGGCCCTTGCCCCCAACTTCCTATTGCCATTGGACCAAGGTTTCCATGCATGCATCTAACTAATCTGGTGGTTTAGGGGGGAAAGCCCTTGATTCAGTGTGCATGTTTATTCAATATTCTTCGGTTCTGTGTCTATTctccgcaaaaaaaaaaaaaaaaaaaaaaagtctaggGGAAAAAGCTCTTGATTTAGTGTGCGTgtttattcaatatatttaattttgttgcGTGTCTACtctctgcaaaaaaaaaaaaaaaaagtctagtgGGGAagccctaaaaaaaaaagtc encodes:
- the LOC109712785 gene encoding disease resistance protein RGA2-like is translated as MEAVLGFFASAFISAMVTKLVDKGLTFFPSSSHRRQKLDELNRLLPTIQSLLTAAERRQTHHFTPEHQVLLTRLKDAIYSADDVLDDFECMHRERHLERQSGKFKLFRRDTDVDMLEKTVDDIESVVKDFIHMFDFLNGSEPEHGDQDTRETSSLLPLAGVFGREGEVRQILEMLERGENFRYRSGFGVLPIVGTAGVGKTTLAQLIYNHEFVEREFPMRIWVYVSDEFNVRKLTVKMIQRALDGEQSLPRKDYDSLEDAHADLVRLLTGKRFMLVLDDVWEEIYSENWDNLCKPFKFAAKRSVVLLTSQIWSVAKRIHTMGWVTLSGLDMDDYWRLFKHCAFGGDDPAEHSNLGKNIGETSKAVKEMSRLEEIAWEIAGRMDGSPLAAKLLGSVLRRNKDEGYWNRILQSDLWSVDKRDKNTIFPSLWLSYKYLDGQLKHCFVYCAAFPQGYIFEKDKLVQMWVAQGFIPPSGVERREDVGNRCFEELIDRSFFQPVWNDKYMMHSLIRELAQSIGSNEFFTFTDRLWGIPSRAARHITVRTDDLLQLKHALANNDIYLKHLRTVLFFGGYKDSHLFRELLDSIFQKVKSIRVLDLSQTCMTELPSSINNLKHLRYLDLCGNRVRSLPEGLCSLYHLQVLNVKWCPLQQLPEKMNRLINLRHICADIVTISRISQILKLTNLQELENFPAGKSNDLNALACMTELRGVLHIADLHLVKVGEAKEGILEKLKHLTSLWLSWDSEGRGIRQVDDAQTTLDEEVLQCLQPHDNLKELRIDSYVGLRSPTWMLTNNRLSNVRSMYLIGCVNWQHLPPLELLPELEILEIKGMHALEKVSSQSLSHDSVKKGFPRLKKLSIDDLPNLKEWTGVEDGQFFPCLCELVVRNCPTLERFPYIPQLENVILENVGLVSLTAFFNPCCPEVSLPESSSSNSKGNPLALPTISSMYISKCPNLRFLGESLNQLFLPRLFELEIRNCPQLCLLPDLPPTLTKLIIEDAGLEELPTVWNEGLTDDFEVVGTGSFLPTLSTLYISSCPKLSTLSIGLFRQQRLLRCLGKLSLRNCENLKSDLAKGFRALTALKELTIFDCPKLLISHFYVSLKAIEISECFITQGAWSDDQNPILQAIETVKIIGCPHANFDEDRKLNPVDSFKHLTSVDRLYLVNTSVLTLDLFTKLRSLRILDIDSCQGFLTNRLQLLHFSKLQHLSIRNCKELPHLPEDLNTLKPLIELCIENCPLITSLPQNGLPPYLERLSIHGCNPLLKERCLDDNRDLPKISHIPSICIEGELLPSGGVSRHPRLISFVWRTKVSGT
- the LOC109713280 gene encoding formin-like protein 3, with translation FQLSGFSNEQLRVEADAHGNLRARGERPLDSSRWSRFTADFRLPPDCDVNNIRAEFENDTLYVILPKRIPPAAQKPSAPLLPLPPPPPPPLQQQQQPPPLERKKPAAPPPPPQQPQPQIERKKSAAPPPPPPPPQQQPQLERKKSAAPPPTPEPPREKQEKEEEKGGEGGVTKGLERPRRRTLLLNVAVAVAVLVGMGIYVIFKALRKPGSD